In Camelina sativa cultivar DH55 chromosome 16, Cs, whole genome shotgun sequence, a single window of DNA contains:
- the LOC104752749 gene encoding ATP-citrate synthase alpha chain protein 2-like, whose protein sequence is MARKKIREYDSKRLVKEHFKRLSGQDLPIRSVQINQETDLNGLVEREPWLSSEKLVVKPDMLFGKRGKSGLVALNLDFADVATFVNERLGKEVEMSGCKGPITTFIVEPFVPHNEEFYLNIVSDRLGCSISFSECGGIDIEENWDKVKTISIPTGASLTSEICAPLVATLPLEIKGELEDFIQVIFTLFEDLDFTFLEMNPFTLVEGKPYPLDMRGELDDTAAFKNFKKWGDIEFPMPFGRVMSSTESFIHGLDEKTSASLKFTVLNPEGRIWTMVAGGGASVIYADTVGDLGYASELGNYAEYSGAPKEDEVLQYARVVIDCATANPDGKSRALVIGGGIANFTDVAATFNGIIRALKEKEAKLKAARMHIFVRRGGPNYQKGLAKMRSLGDEIGVPIEVYGPEATMTGICKEAIQYITAAA, encoded by the exons ATGGCTCGCAAGAAGATCAGAGAGTACGACTCAAAGAGACTGGTGAAAGAACACTTCAAGAGGCTCTCTGGTCAAGATTTGCCTATCAGATCCGTTCAG ATTAACCAAGAGACTGATCTGAATGGGTTGGTAGAGAGGGAACCTTGGCTCTCATCCGAGAAGCTTGTGGTCAAACCTGATATGTTGTTTGGGAAGCGTGGCAAAAGTGGTTTGGTTGCCTTGAATTTGGATTTCGCTGACGTTGCAACTTTTGTGAATGAACGTTTGGGCAAAGAG GTAGAGATGAGTGGATGCAAAGGACCCATTACAACATTCATTGTTGAACCATTTGTTCCACACAATGAAGAGTTCTATCTTAATATTGTCTCTGATAGACTTGGCTGCAGCATCAGCTTCTCAGAGTGCGGAGGAATTGATATCGAGGAGAACTGGGACAAG GTCAAGACCATATCTATACCCACGGGTGCTTCCCTGACATCTGAGATTTGTGCACCTCTTGTTGCAACCCTTCCTCTAGAG ATCAAAGGGGAACTTGAAGATTTTATTCAAGTTATTTTTACCCTATTCGAAG ATCTTGATTTCACATTCTTGGAGATGAATCCTTTCACATTGGTTGAAGGAAAGCCTTATCCTCTGGATATGAGGGGTGAGCTTGATGACACCGCTGCTTTCAAAAACTTTAAGAA GTGGGGCGACATTGAATTCCCTATGCCATTTGGAAGAGTGATGAGTTCAACAGAGAGCTTCATCCACGGTCTAGATGAGAAG ACAAGTGCATCTTTGAAGTTCACTGTTCTGAATCCCGAGGGAAGGATTTGGACTATGGTAGCTGGAGGAGGTGCAAGTGTCATCTATGCCGATacc GTTGGAGATCTCGGGTATGCATCTGAGCTTGGAAATTATGCTGAATACAGTGGAGCACCCAAAGAAGACGAGGTTTTGCAGTATGCGAGAGTCGTCATCGAT TGTGCTACAGCGAATCCAGATGGAAAAAGCAGAGCTCTGGTAATTGGAGGTGGAATTGCTAACTTCACCGACGTTGCTGCTACTTTCAATGGCATAATCCGAGCTCTCAAGGAAAAG GAAGCAAAGCTGAAAGCAGCAAGGATGCATATATTTGTGAGGAGAGGAGGACCAAACTACCAAAAGGGACTTGCTAAAATGAGATCACTTGGAGATGAAATTGGTGTCCCCATCGAG GTGTATGGTCCTGAAGCAACAATGACAGGTATCTGCAAGGAGGCAATCCAGTACATCACCGCGGCTGCATAA